A genomic segment from Pelotomaculum isophthalicicum JI encodes:
- a CDS encoding P-II family nitrogen regulator: MTKIECILRPGKLEDVKEAVNKYGIHGMTVTQVIGCGLQKGRTEVYRGAEYSINLLPKIKLEMVIPDEDVAEVLKIITEVARTGEIGDGKIFTYKIDDAIRIRTGEKGDDAI; the protein is encoded by the coding sequence TTGACCAAAATTGAATGTATCCTTCGTCCGGGTAAGCTTGAGGACGTCAAGGAAGCCGTAAACAAATACGGTATTCACGGGATGACCGTGACCCAGGTGATTGGTTGTGGGCTTCAGAAAGGCCGTACCGAAGTATACCGCGGCGCCGAATACAGTATTAACCTGTTGCCGAAGATTAAGTTGGAGATGGTTATACCTGATGAAGACGTAGCTGAAGTATTGAAGATAATTACGGAAGTCGCCCGTACCGGTGAGATAGGTGACGGCAAGATCTTTACGTATAAGATTGATGATGCGATTCGGATCAGAACCGGTGAAAAAGGTGATGATGCTATCTAG
- a CDS encoding ammonium transporter encodes MTKLYLRLVMILTTIFMAIPALAWADDTTEAVVENTISAGDTAFVLISAALVMLMTLPGLALFYGGLSRKKNVLSTIMYSFFAMIVISIQWALYGYSLSFGPDVHHIIGSLDWIGLKNVGLDANPDYSATIPHQAFMVFQMMFAVITPALISGAFAERMRFPAFLAFLILWATFIYDPVAHWVWGVNGWLRNLGALDFAGGTVVHIISGVSGLVACIVLGKRKGHGSVPMIPHNLPFTVIGAALLWFGWFGFNAGSALGANGLAASAFVVTHLATAAAALSWVISEWIHHGKPTTLGAASGAVAGLVAITPASGFVEPMSAIIIGLVAGMLCYLAVGVVKAKLRYDDSLDAFGVHGIGGTWGALATGLFATKAVNPLGNDGLFYGNPEQLGIQLIATASSWAVAIIGTYVILKVVDVFVKLRATDEEQESGMDISQHGEDAYTDFVLSASMNMPGFSEVKERSTVVKPVM; translated from the coding sequence ATGACAAAATTGTACTTGCGTCTTGTAATGATACTTACGACAATTTTTATGGCAATACCAGCCTTAGCCTGGGCTGACGATACTACGGAAGCTGTTGTGGAAAATACCATTAGCGCGGGCGATACTGCATTTGTATTAATATCAGCCGCTCTGGTGATGCTGATGACCTTGCCCGGCCTGGCCTTGTTCTACGGGGGCTTGTCCCGCAAGAAGAATGTTCTCAGCACGATCATGTACAGCTTTTTTGCAATGATAGTAATCAGTATTCAGTGGGCGCTTTACGGTTACAGCTTATCTTTTGGACCGGACGTGCACCATATCATCGGCAGCCTTGACTGGATCGGATTAAAAAACGTCGGACTTGACGCGAACCCGGATTACTCAGCGACGATTCCCCACCAGGCGTTCATGGTCTTTCAGATGATGTTCGCGGTGATTACCCCGGCTTTAATATCAGGTGCCTTCGCGGAAAGGATGCGCTTTCCGGCCTTTCTGGCATTCCTGATTCTCTGGGCGACTTTCATTTACGACCCGGTAGCGCACTGGGTGTGGGGTGTAAACGGTTGGCTGCGCAACCTTGGCGCTTTAGACTTCGCGGGTGGTACCGTAGTCCACATTATTTCCGGTGTTTCCGGTTTGGTTGCGTGTATAGTTCTGGGCAAGCGCAAGGGGCACGGCAGTGTGCCGATGATTCCGCACAACCTGCCTTTCACAGTAATTGGCGCAGCCCTGCTGTGGTTTGGCTGGTTCGGTTTTAACGCCGGCAGCGCCCTAGGCGCCAACGGCCTGGCCGCGAGCGCTTTCGTTGTGACTCACCTGGCTACGGCGGCGGCGGCACTGTCCTGGGTAATTTCAGAATGGATTCATCACGGCAAGCCAACCACCCTCGGCGCAGCTTCAGGCGCGGTAGCCGGTCTGGTGGCCATCACACCCGCTTCCGGTTTTGTAGAGCCGATGTCGGCAATCATCATCGGACTGGTAGCCGGCATGCTCTGCTACCTGGCGGTAGGTGTGGTCAAGGCGAAGCTCCGTTACGACGACTCGCTTGACGCCTTTGGCGTGCACGGTATCGGCGGTACCTGGGGCGCCCTGGCGACCGGGTTGTTCGCCACCAAGGCAGTCAACCCACTCGGCAATGACGGGCTCTTTTACGGCAACCCCGAGCAGTTAGGTATCCAGCTAATCGCAACAGCTTCAAGCTGGGCTGTGGCGATAATCGGCACTTACGTCATCCTGAAAGTTGTTGACGTGTTTGTCAAGTTGCGTGCGACAGATGAAGAGCAGGAGTCCGGCATGGATATATCCCAGCACGGAGAGGACGCATACACCGATTTTGTTCTTTCAGCATCCATGAATATGCCTGGGTTTTCAGAGGTAAAGGAACGTTCAACTGTAGTAAAGCCTGTTATGTGA
- the nifD gene encoding nitrogenase molybdenum-iron protein alpha chain, with amino-acid sequence MAVNERVLDEILNSYPAKVKRTRKKHILLRDSSLAHQEIEANTRTVPGIMTNRGCAFAGCKGVVLGPLKDMVHIVHGPIGCAYYSWLTRRNKAIPKEPGKNYLTYCVSTDMQESDIVFGGEKKLARMIDEVVEVLKPNAITISATCPVGLIGDDIQAVARAAQQKHGLNITAYNCEGYKGVSQSAGHHIANNGLMELVVGQGDWEEPPAKYTINMLGEYNIGGDSWEIERVLNEIGYHVQAVMTGNGSYEDLKNAHVAELNLVQCHRSINYIADMLEKKYGTPWLKVNFIGIRATCESLRNMALYFGDEDLIKKTEEVIARELAETERQLEPYQKICAGKTTFCFVGGSRGHHYQGLYEEIGIETTLAGYEFAHRDDYEGRDVLPNIKPDADSKNIPELHVVPDERRYRLKLSNERTEELKDKIPLSHYKGMNMTMKDGSLIVDDMNHYETEEFIRTMKPDIFSSGIKDKYVPHKMGIPAKQLHNYDYSGPYAGFKGAVNFARDISMSFTTPTWNFIEPPWKNKPLLEGTIEKPAKNSSAD; translated from the coding sequence ATGGCTGTTAATGAGAGGGTTTTGGATGAAATTCTAAATTCATATCCGGCTAAAGTAAAGAGGACGCGCAAGAAGCACATTCTGCTCCGGGATTCCTCACTGGCTCACCAGGAGATCGAAGCCAACACCCGCACCGTCCCGGGCATCATGACAAATCGCGGCTGTGCCTTCGCCGGCTGCAAGGGAGTGGTTCTGGGCCCGTTAAAGGACATGGTGCACATTGTCCACGGTCCCATCGGGTGCGCTTATTACAGCTGGTTAACGCGCCGGAACAAGGCAATACCTAAAGAGCCGGGAAAAAACTATCTAACTTACTGTGTATCAACCGATATGCAGGAAAGCGACATTGTATTCGGCGGCGAGAAGAAATTGGCCAGAATGATTGATGAAGTCGTGGAAGTACTCAAGCCTAACGCCATTACTATTTCCGCCACTTGCCCAGTGGGATTGATTGGTGACGACATCCAGGCTGTGGCCAGGGCGGCGCAGCAAAAACACGGCCTGAACATTACCGCGTACAATTGTGAGGGTTATAAAGGTGTCAGCCAGTCCGCCGGACACCACATCGCCAATAACGGGTTGATGGAATTGGTCGTCGGTCAAGGGGACTGGGAGGAACCACCCGCTAAATATACCATCAACATGTTGGGCGAATACAACATTGGCGGCGACAGCTGGGAGATTGAGAGAGTCTTAAATGAAATCGGCTACCACGTTCAGGCGGTAATGACCGGCAACGGCTCTTATGAGGACTTGAAAAACGCCCACGTAGCTGAATTAAACCTGGTCCAGTGCCACCGCTCGATTAATTACATTGCCGACATGCTGGAAAAGAAATACGGTACGCCATGGCTTAAGGTGAACTTTATCGGCATCCGGGCTACCTGCGAGTCGCTGCGCAATATGGCTCTCTACTTCGGTGACGAAGATTTAATCAAGAAGACTGAAGAAGTCATTGCCAGAGAACTGGCGGAAACTGAGCGGCAGCTTGAGCCATATCAAAAGATTTGCGCTGGGAAAACAACTTTTTGTTTCGTAGGGGGGTCCCGCGGCCACCATTACCAGGGGCTATATGAGGAAATTGGCATTGAAACAACGCTGGCCGGTTATGAATTTGCCCACCGCGACGATTATGAAGGGCGGGATGTTCTTCCAAATATCAAGCCGGACGCGGACAGCAAAAATATTCCTGAGCTGCATGTCGTCCCGGACGAGCGCCGTTACCGCTTAAAGTTGTCCAATGAGAGAACAGAGGAGTTAAAGGATAAGATTCCACTGAGCCATTATAAGGGAATGAATATGACGATGAAGGATGGCAGCCTCATAGTTGACGACATGAACCATTACGAAACCGAGGAATTTATCAGGACCATGAAGCCGGATATTTTTTCATCGGGTATTAAAGATAAATATGTGCCTCATAAAATGGGCATCCCGGCCAAGCAACTGCACAATTATGACTATAGCGGCCCTTATGCCGGGTTTAAAGGGGCTGTGAACTTTGCCCGGGACATCAGCATGAGCTTCACGACGCCGACCTGGAATTTTATAGAACCGCCGTGGAAAAACAAGCCGTTGCTGGAAGGTACCATTGAGAAGCCCGCTAAGAACAGTAGTGCCGACTAG
- the nifK gene encoding nitrogenase molybdenum-iron protein subunit beta — MLDCTPKEIIERSGGVINPAKTCQPIGAMYAALGIHNCLPHSHGSQGCCSYHRMHLTRHFREPVMATTSSFTEGASVFGGVANLKTAIKNVFAIYNPDVMAVHTTCLSETIGDDITTIIKSAEVPEGKLVIHANTPSYQGSHITGFSNMTKGIVSYLAEATLEAKKEQVNIIPGFVNPGDMREIKRIVNLMGMKFIMFPDTSGVLDSPMTGKFAMYPKGGVKVEDLRDTGNSKLTIALGTYASSDAANLLERKCNVPAVTLKTPIGIKATDEFLMTLRQSFIKEVPYQLEEERGQLADIMIDTHYHFHGKKVAIFGDPDIIIGLTEFVLSLGMKPVYVLTGTPGGTIGGPKGMFEKEIKDMLVEAGIEGKVKAAGDLFELHQWIKNEPVDLLIGNTYGKYIARAEDIPFVRVGFPILDRSMHPYLPVVGYRGAMRLLELISNALLERVDRDARDEDFELVM; from the coding sequence ATGTTAGACTGCACGCCGAAGGAAATTATAGAGCGAAGCGGTGGAGTAATTAATCCGGCTAAAACCTGTCAACCGATCGGGGCCATGTACGCCGCCCTGGGTATTCATAATTGTCTCCCGCACAGCCATGGTTCTCAGGGATGCTGCTCGTACCACCGGATGCATCTGACCCGTCATTTCCGGGAACCTGTCATGGCCACAACCAGTTCATTTACGGAAGGCGCTTCGGTTTTTGGTGGCGTGGCCAACTTAAAGACTGCCATTAAGAATGTTTTTGCCATTTATAATCCTGATGTGATGGCTGTCCATACCACATGTCTATCTGAAACCATTGGTGATGACATCACTACAATTATCAAGAGCGCCGAGGTTCCCGAGGGAAAGCTGGTGATCCATGCCAACACACCTAGCTACCAGGGTTCACATATAACGGGGTTTTCGAACATGACGAAAGGCATAGTCAGTTATCTGGCCGAGGCGACATTAGAAGCCAAAAAGGAGCAGGTTAATATCATCCCGGGTTTTGTCAACCCAGGGGATATGCGGGAAATTAAAAGAATTGTCAACCTGATGGGAATGAAATTCATAATGTTCCCGGATACCTCGGGTGTGCTGGACTCGCCCATGACCGGCAAATTTGCCATGTACCCAAAGGGAGGCGTCAAGGTGGAAGATCTCCGGGACACAGGCAATTCCAAACTCACCATCGCGTTGGGGACCTATGCTTCCAGCGATGCCGCCAACCTGTTGGAGAGAAAATGCAACGTGCCCGCTGTGACCCTGAAAACACCCATAGGGATCAAAGCCACCGATGAGTTTCTGATGACCCTGCGGCAAAGCTTTATCAAAGAAGTGCCTTACCAGTTGGAAGAAGAAAGAGGGCAACTGGCGGATATTATGATTGATACCCATTACCATTTTCATGGTAAAAAGGTGGCTATCTTCGGTGATCCGGACATTATCATCGGGTTGACTGAGTTTGTCTTGAGTTTAGGTATGAAGCCTGTTTACGTGTTGACCGGCACACCGGGGGGAACAATAGGCGGCCCGAAGGGGATGTTCGAGAAGGAAATCAAAGACATGTTGGTGGAGGCAGGTATTGAGGGAAAGGTAAAAGCAGCCGGTGATCTGTTCGAACTTCACCAGTGGATCAAGAACGAACCTGTTGATTTATTAATAGGGAACACCTACGGGAAATATATCGCCAGGGCGGAAGACATACCCTTCGTACGGGTCGGTTTTCCCATCCTTGACCGGAGTATGCACCCCTACCTCCCGGTAGTCGGCTACAGGGGAGCCATGCGACTGCTTGAATTAATCAGCAATGCCCTGCTGGAAAGAGTGGACCGGGATGCCAGAGACGAGGATTTCGAACTAGTAATGTAA
- the nifH gene encoding nitrogenase iron protein, translating to MRKIAIYGKGGIGKSTTTQNTVAALAESGKKVLVVGCDPKADSGRLLLHGLNQRTVLDTLREEGEDIDMEDIMREGFGDTRCVESGGPEPGVGCAGRGIITSINLLESLGAFTEDLDYVFYDVLGDVVCGGFAMPIREGKAKEIYIVASGEMMALYAANNISKGIRKFATTGEVRLGGIICNSRKVDNEYDLLEAFAKELGSQLVHFVPRDNLVQRAEINKKTVIDFDPAADQANEYRKLAQKIDGNDMFVIPEPMTQDRLEEILMEHGIMD from the coding sequence ATGAGGAAGATAGCAATTTACGGCAAGGGTGGCATCGGCAAGTCTACGACCACCCAGAACACAGTGGCGGCTCTTGCAGAGAGCGGAAAAAAAGTGCTGGTGGTGGGATGCGATCCCAAGGCCGATTCCGGCAGATTACTCCTTCATGGGTTGAACCAAAGGACGGTCCTGGATACCCTGCGGGAAGAAGGTGAAGATATCGATATGGAGGACATCATGCGGGAAGGGTTTGGAGATACCAGATGTGTGGAATCCGGTGGGCCTGAGCCGGGCGTCGGCTGTGCCGGCAGGGGGATCATCACCTCCATCAATTTGCTGGAGTCACTGGGAGCTTTTACGGAAGATTTGGACTACGTCTTTTATGATGTGCTTGGTGACGTTGTTTGCGGTGGATTTGCCATGCCGATTCGTGAAGGTAAAGCCAAAGAGATCTATATCGTGGCTTCCGGTGAAATGATGGCATTGTACGCCGCCAACAATATTAGCAAAGGTATCAGGAAATTTGCCACCACCGGCGAGGTAAGGCTGGGCGGCATCATCTGCAACAGCCGTAAAGTGGATAACGAATACGATCTTTTAGAGGCTTTCGCCAAAGAACTCGGCTCTCAACTCGTTCATTTTGTGCCAAGAGACAATCTAGTGCAGCGGGCGGAGATTAACAAGAAAACTGTAATTGATTTTGACCCGGCCGCAGACCAGGCAAACGAATACAGGAAGCTGGCCCAAAAAATCGACGGCAACGATATGTTTGTAATTCCCGAGCCTATGACCCAAGACCGGCTTGAAGAGATATTGATGGAGCATGGCATCATGGATTGA
- the nifE gene encoding nitrogenase iron-molybdenum cofactor biosynthesis protein NifE, whose protein sequence is MKAVNLLELPVEERKESIYAKGKQKPNLKCDTDSIAGVVSQRACVYCGARVVLNPVTDAVHLVHGPIGCASYTWDIRGALSSGSDLYRFSFSTDLKEQDVIFGGEKKLALAIDELVLKYNPKLVFVYSTCIVGVIGDDLEMVCRVAARKHGIDVIPVQSSGFAGNKSAGYRAACDALLRLIEPKNKKEVKKSKSLNYLGDFNLAGEVWIIKSYLREMDIDMNVAFTGDSSCAALKTAAKASLNIVQCTGSMFYLAGKMEQIYGIPYMNISFLGLEDTAESLRKIAKFFGDPETMCKAEELIEREINANGDIVRGYREKLRGKKAAVYVGGGFKAISLIKQFREIGIDVVMVGTQTGRQEEYDTINDLVDEGTVILDDANPAELEQFIVKKGAHLLVGGVKERPLAYKLGVAFIDHNHDRKHPLSGFVGAVNFAEEVYSTVCSPVWRFTQVPADAPDWLDGNAGKREIIIA, encoded by the coding sequence ATGAAAGCGGTAAACCTGTTAGAGCTGCCGGTGGAGGAAAGAAAAGAGTCCATCTATGCCAAAGGGAAACAAAAGCCGAACCTGAAGTGCGACACCGACAGCATAGCCGGGGTTGTCAGCCAGAGGGCCTGCGTATACTGCGGCGCCAGGGTAGTGCTGAACCCGGTGACCGACGCCGTCCACCTGGTGCACGGCCCCATCGGCTGCGCCAGTTATACCTGGGATATCCGGGGCGCTTTGAGCAGCGGTTCTGATCTTTACCGTTTCAGCTTTTCCACCGATTTGAAGGAGCAAGACGTTATCTTCGGCGGTGAAAAAAAGCTGGCCCTGGCAATAGACGAACTGGTTTTAAAATATAATCCCAAGCTCGTTTTTGTTTACTCCACCTGCATCGTTGGGGTTATCGGCGACGATCTGGAGATGGTGTGCAGGGTTGCCGCGCGCAAACACGGGATTGATGTGATACCGGTTCAGTCCAGCGGTTTCGCCGGTAATAAGTCGGCCGGGTACCGGGCGGCCTGCGACGCTCTGCTGCGCCTGATCGAACCGAAAAATAAGAAAGAAGTTAAAAAGAGCAAAAGCCTTAATTACCTGGGTGACTTTAACCTGGCCGGCGAGGTCTGGATTATCAAAAGTTACCTCAGGGAGATGGACATAGACATGAACGTGGCTTTTACCGGCGACTCCTCATGCGCGGCGTTGAAAACCGCCGCCAAGGCTTCTCTCAACATCGTTCAATGCACCGGATCGATGTTCTACCTGGCTGGAAAAATGGAGCAGATCTATGGCATCCCTTATATGAACATCTCCTTCCTCGGCTTGGAAGACACGGCGGAGTCTCTGAGGAAAATCGCCAAGTTTTTCGGTGATCCGGAAACTATGTGTAAGGCCGAAGAACTGATCGAAAGAGAGATAAACGCTAACGGTGACATTGTCCGGGGCTACCGGGAAAAACTGCGGGGCAAAAAGGCGGCGGTCTACGTAGGCGGTGGATTCAAAGCTATCTCCCTGATCAAGCAGTTCAGGGAAATCGGCATAGATGTGGTAATGGTGGGAACCCAGACAGGCCGTCAGGAGGAATACGATACTATCAATGATCTGGTGGATGAGGGAACTGTAATTCTGGATGACGCTAATCCCGCTGAGCTGGAGCAGTTTATTGTGAAGAAAGGAGCGCACCTGCTGGTGGGGGGGGTGAAGGAAAGGCCACTGGCCTATAAGCTGGGCGTTGCCTTCATTGACCACAACCATGACCGCAAACATCCCTTAAGCGGCTTTGTGGGGGCGGTGAACTTTGCCGAAGAGGTTTATTCGACCGTCTGTTCTCCGGTCTGGCGCTTTACACAGGTTCCCGCGGACGCTCCTGACTGGCTGGACGGGAACGCGGGCAAGCGTGAAATTATCATAGCGTGA
- a CDS encoding helix-turn-helix domain-containing protein — protein sequence MEIGKRLKEAREGKGLTLEAVEEETKIRRKYIRALEEEQFQVLPGSVYAKAFLRTYTRFLGIDAEDVFENFNGLFTEAPTESSDMYFEEESKAGVPRKSRSRLFLTIAAVIVGMVVLALFANGLKDKGNTSGNNMASNNSGNAVTSEQTAPPVNQQPPVVQQQPAASSMVKLDLNVKNSNCWMSVTVDGRQAFEGTLIPGQSKHFEGKDKINVTLGNAGAVEASLNGQNLGLMGSPGDVVDREFKVQPNG from the coding sequence GTGGAAATAGGGAAAAGGTTGAAAGAAGCCAGGGAAGGCAAAGGCTTAACCCTGGAGGCTGTTGAAGAGGAAACCAAAATACGCCGCAAGTATATTCGCGCGCTGGAAGAAGAGCAATTTCAAGTTCTCCCCGGGTCAGTTTATGCGAAAGCTTTTTTAAGGACCTACACGCGGTTTCTTGGTATTGACGCGGAAGATGTTTTCGAAAATTTCAACGGTTTATTTACGGAGGCTCCTACAGAATCGTCGGACATGTATTTTGAAGAGGAGAGTAAAGCCGGAGTTCCCCGTAAATCCCGTTCCCGCCTCTTTCTCACGATAGCCGCTGTTATTGTCGGTATGGTTGTTCTGGCTTTATTTGCCAATGGATTAAAAGACAAGGGCAACACGTCAGGCAACAACATGGCGTCTAACAACAGCGGGAATGCTGTTACGAGCGAACAGACGGCGCCTCCTGTCAATCAGCAACCCCCGGTTGTGCAGCAACAGCCGGCTGCTTCCTCCATGGTTAAACTTGACCTTAACGTCAAGAATAGCAACTGCTGGATGAGTGTTACCGTAGACGGGAGACAGGCTTTTGAGGGGACTTTGATTCCCGGTCAGTCAAAACACTTTGAAGGAAAAGATAAAATTAATGTCACTCTTGGTAACGCCGGAGCGGTTGAAGCCTCGCTAAACGGTCAAAATCTCGGTTTAATGGGTAGCCCCGGAGATGTTGTTGACCGCGAATTTAAGGTGCAGCCCAATGGTTAA
- a CDS encoding P-II family nitrogen regulator, whose protein sequence is MIMIRAIVRPEKTNTILAELNSAGFPAVTKMDVVGRGKQRGVRVGEVVYDEIPKELLMLVVRDEDKEDVISIVSRYAKTGEKGAFGDGKIFVSPVEEAYTISSGTKGL, encoded by the coding sequence ATGATAATGATCAGGGCTATTGTCAGGCCTGAAAAAACCAACACTATTTTGGCAGAGCTGAACAGCGCGGGTTTTCCCGCCGTAACCAAGATGGATGTGGTCGGGCGCGGCAAGCAAAGAGGTGTTAGGGTTGGGGAAGTTGTTTACGACGAAATTCCAAAAGAGTTATTGATGCTGGTTGTGAGGGACGAAGATAAGGAGGATGTAATCAGCATTGTATCAAGATACGCCAAGACTGGGGAAAAGGGAGCTTTCGGCGATGGCAAAATCTTTGTCAGCCCGGTGGAAGAGGCATACACAATCAGCAGCGGCACGAAGGGCTTGTAA
- a CDS encoding NAD(P)/FAD-dependent oxidoreductase, translating to MNEVADVTIIGAGVIGAAIAAKVAQESRQVYVIEKNESFGMETSSRNSQVIHAGLYYPENSLKAKTCVEGNKLLYDLCRRFAIGHRNTGKIIVAVDSFECDALEDLLNKGRKNGVEDLRLLSRRELQSLEPNIAGVAALLSPSTGILNVHELIKMFLNQAKELGAQVVYKSEVTGVEKDNALYQIEVDSSGEKFLFETRVVINSAGLHADEVARMAGIDIAGAGYTLYYCKGEYYSVSWGKSRLIDRLVYPVPPAKLTGVGVHVTLDLDGRIRLGPSAQYIDEIDYHIDDSNKRQFYAEAKKLLPFLDYDDIEPEMVGIRPKLQKPGEGQKDFIIRHETDRGLPGLINLIGIESPGITASPAIADIVSDMVKQIL from the coding sequence ATGAATGAAGTAGCAGACGTAACCATTATTGGAGCCGGTGTGATCGGAGCGGCTATCGCAGCAAAGGTGGCCCAAGAAAGCCGGCAGGTTTACGTTATTGAAAAAAATGAATCATTCGGCATGGAAACCAGCAGCAGGAACAGCCAGGTTATCCATGCAGGTTTGTACTATCCCGAGAATTCTTTGAAAGCAAAAACCTGTGTGGAGGGAAACAAACTCCTTTATGACCTGTGCCGGCGCTTTGCGATCGGACATAGAAATACCGGCAAGATAATTGTAGCGGTGGATTCGTTTGAGTGTGACGCTTTGGAAGATTTGTTGAATAAGGGCAGGAAAAATGGCGTAGAAGATTTACGGTTGCTGTCAAGGCGTGAATTGCAGTCTTTGGAGCCAAACATTGCCGGTGTAGCCGCCCTCTTATCGCCGTCAACCGGAATTCTCAACGTACATGAATTGATCAAAATGTTTTTGAATCAAGCTAAAGAGTTGGGAGCACAGGTAGTATACAAGTCGGAAGTAACCGGCGTTGAAAAAGACAACGCTCTCTATCAGATTGAAGTTGACAGTTCCGGGGAGAAGTTTTTATTTGAAACCCGGGTTGTGATCAATAGCGCTGGTTTACACGCGGATGAGGTAGCCCGTATGGCTGGTATCGACATTGCTGGGGCGGGTTATACTTTGTATTACTGTAAAGGAGAATACTACAGTGTTTCATGGGGAAAAAGCAGGTTGATCGACCGGCTGGTATACCCGGTGCCGCCGGCCAAGCTGACTGGCGTCGGAGTACATGTGACCCTGGATCTGGACGGCAGGATACGGCTAGGCCCGAGCGCGCAATATATAGACGAAATCGACTATCATATAGACGACTCGAACAAGCGGCAATTTTACGCGGAAGCAAAAAAACTGCTTCCGTTTCTGGACTATGATGATATAGAGCCAGAGATGGTGGGAATAAGGCCAAAGCTGCAAAAACCGGGGGAAGGGCAAAAAGATTTTATCATCCGGCACGAGACTGACCGTGGCTTACCCGGGTTGATCAATCTTATCGGGATAGAATCACCCGGAATCACCGCTTCTCCGGCGATCGCCGATATAGTAAGCGATATGGTGAAACAGATACTGTGA
- a CDS encoding P-II family nitrogen regulator, translated as MKEIIAIIRMNKVNETKKALADDGICGLHAMKVMGRGKMQVNFSVLDSLGAQEEIGGILADGLAKGSRLIPKRLLTIFAKDSEVNKVVDMIIKVNKAGNKGDGKIFVAPALDAVTVRTGERGEAAV; from the coding sequence ATGAAAGAAATCATAGCTATTATTCGTATGAATAAGGTCAATGAGACCAAAAAAGCACTGGCCGATGACGGGATTTGCGGATTGCACGCGATGAAGGTGATGGGACGGGGTAAAATGCAGGTTAACTTTTCCGTGCTGGACAGTTTGGGCGCCCAGGAAGAGATTGGCGGCATCCTGGCAGACGGCCTGGCTAAAGGAAGCAGACTCATTCCCAAACGTTTATTAACCATTTTCGCCAAAGACAGCGAGGTAAATAAAGTGGTGGATATGATCATTAAAGTTAACAAAGCGGGAAATAAAGGCGATGGTAAAATCTTCGTGGCGCCGGCTCTAGACGCTGTCACGGTCAGGACCGGCGAACGGGGCGAAGCGGCGGTTTAG